Proteins from a genomic interval of Thermoanaerobacterium thermosaccharolyticum DSM 571:
- a CDS encoding branched-chain amino acid ABC transporter permease → MKTFIEQLINGLSLGSIYALIALGYTMVYGIMKLINFAHGDIYMVGAFTGFFASTYFHLGFIPSLLLAMLVSLILGVTIERVAYRPLRDKSKISILITAIGVSLLLENGGIILLSPQVRTYPQIFKQHMYSFFNGIITISNQQIVIFVVSIIMMVGLQIIIYKTKIGKAMRAVSTDADAAKLMGVNVDRTVSFTFAIGSALAAVAGVLVGIYYNSIDPLMGIMPGLKAFIAAVLGGIGIIPGAMVGGLLMGVIEALVSGYGSSLYRDGVSFAILIIILLIKPTGLFGKNVREKV, encoded by the coding sequence ATGAAGACATTTATTGAGCAGCTTATAAATGGTTTATCTTTAGGAAGTATATACGCACTTATCGCCCTTGGATATACTATGGTTTACGGCATAATGAAATTAATAAATTTCGCTCACGGTGATATATACATGGTAGGTGCCTTTACAGGATTCTTTGCATCCACTTACTTTCACCTTGGATTTATACCATCTCTCCTATTGGCAATGTTAGTAAGCCTTATACTAGGTGTGACAATAGAGCGAGTCGCATACAGGCCATTAAGGGATAAATCAAAAATCTCAATATTGATTACAGCCATAGGTGTCTCACTTTTGCTTGAAAACGGAGGCATAATCCTCTTATCACCGCAAGTCAGGACATATCCTCAGATCTTCAAGCAGCACATGTACTCATTTTTCAATGGAATAATCACAATATCCAATCAGCAAATTGTCATATTTGTCGTATCTATAATCATGATGGTTGGACTGCAGATAATAATCTACAAGACAAAGATTGGGAAAGCTATGAGAGCTGTGTCAACTGACGCAGATGCGGCAAAACTTATGGGGGTAAATGTAGATAGGACCGTTTCATTTACATTTGCAATAGGATCTGCCCTTGCTGCTGTTGCAGGTGTCTTAGTTGGCATATACTACAACTCAATAGATCCCCTAATGGGCATCATGCCAGGCTTAAAAGCATTCATCGCAGCAGTCTTAGGCGGAATAGGAATAATCCCCGGTGCTATGGTAGGAGGCCTTTTGATGGGTGTCATAGAAGCACTTGTTTCCGGTTACGGCAGCTCATTATACAGGGACGGTGTTTCATTTGCAATACTCATAATCATACTACTGATTAAACCAACAGGACTATTTGGCAAAAATGTAAGAGAGAAAGTGTAG
- a CDS encoding ABC transporter substrate-binding protein: MRKRLKKLSLLLIGVMLISLFSGCTKNTSATSSSKINVGALFELTGQVASYGTSEYNAVKLYIDNINKNGGVLGKQINLIKADNKSASDESINQATKLIVENNVVAILGPATTGNTKAASSIALSKNIPLITPSGTSLDVTVDTNTNKVKSEIFRACYTDPYQGKVMGEFAAKDLNAKTAVIYIDNKSDYSKGLAKSFKEQFEKLGGKVIDQEAYVAGDQDFKSTLTKIKGINADVIFIPGYYQDTAKIAKQAREMGIEVPLLGGDGWDSPDLLKIAGASALNNVYYSNHFISTDPDPIVQDFIKKYKAAYGTEPDAFAALAYDSAGMLVQAIKDANSTDPAKITDALANLKNFKGVTGTISIDAQHNPIKQTVIIELKDGKQTLKKKISAE, encoded by the coding sequence ATGAGAAAAAGGCTCAAAAAGTTGTCTTTACTCTTAATCGGTGTAATGCTGATTTCTTTATTTTCCGGATGCACGAAAAACACCAGCGCAACCAGCAGCAGCAAAATCAATGTGGGCGCCCTTTTTGAACTCACCGGACAAGTTGCTTCTTATGGCACATCCGAATACAATGCAGTAAAATTGTATATAGATAACATCAATAAAAATGGCGGTGTTCTCGGCAAGCAAATCAACCTAATAAAAGCTGATAACAAATCTGCGTCGGATGAATCAATAAACCAAGCTACAAAACTTATTGTAGAAAACAATGTTGTGGCAATATTAGGACCAGCTACAACAGGCAATACTAAAGCGGCTTCGTCAATTGCGTTAAGCAAAAACATACCGCTTATAACCCCGTCAGGCACGTCTTTAGATGTCACTGTTGATACCAACACAAACAAAGTAAAAAGTGAAATTTTTAGAGCGTGTTATACAGACCCATATCAAGGCAAAGTTATGGGAGAATTTGCGGCAAAAGACCTTAATGCAAAAACTGCTGTAATATATATTGATAATAAGAGTGACTACAGTAAAGGCCTTGCAAAAAGCTTCAAAGAGCAGTTTGAAAAGCTTGGTGGGAAAGTAATCGACCAGGAAGCATATGTAGCAGGAGATCAGGATTTCAAATCGACGCTTACAAAAATAAAAGGTATAAATGCCGATGTCATATTTATACCGGGATATTATCAAGATACGGCAAAGATAGCTAAACAAGCAAGAGAAATGGGTATAGAAGTACCTTTGCTTGGTGGAGATGGCTGGGATTCTCCTGATCTATTAAAGATAGCTGGTGCTTCTGCACTAAACAACGTTTATTACAGCAATCACTTTATATCAACAGACCCTGATCCAATAGTGCAAGATTTTATAAAGAAATATAAGGCAGCTTACGGCACAGAACCGGATGCTTTTGCAGCACTTGCATATGATTCAGCAGGCATGTTAGTACAGGCAATAAAAGATGCTAATTCAACTGATCCTGCAAAGATAACTGATGCCTTGGCAAATCTCAAAAATTTTAAAGGTGTAACTGGAACTATTTCAATAGATGCACAGCACAATCCTATAAAGCAAACAGTAATCATAGAATTGAAGGACGGCAAACAAACACTTAAGAAAAAAATAAGTGCTGAATAA
- a CDS encoding helix-turn-helix transcriptional regulator — translation MEFLTQGERLKKIRKMLKMKQRELQDKNITRGFISMIESGRSTMSKETASAIAKKLNKRAKEIGINLNIDGKYLLMTPAEEAEYYCIQKLKEINNEDDLSKVNELLEIAEKYGRNRVNALIDIKIGDIMYNANKYIDAILNYNKALELLMMYGFKEQIPYVYNMLGVCKMNITDYAESIFYFDKAMSFADETNDKSIRNKAIYNTSLCYKHIGKYDVAIEYVEKFLKDCNKSDELINYIYASSIKANCFRAMGLLEKSIDVYKNLLNDVIDENSLAGLIYSNIGEIYADINDYEKSLEYFDKAEKIRRSKDEKLLSHTLIEKANVLFKMGNIKKSISLMEEGISIANKNNDIEYIIMGNYRLADIYKQLNDREKAINTYNKILEIAKNINSIKELLKVHIKLSILYLKDDNVDKCKNHLSEADKIISGSVDKIPEIHH, via the coding sequence GTAGAAGCACTATGAGCAAAGAAACAGCTTCTGCCATTGCAAAGAAACTTAATAAAAGAGCCAAAGAAATTGGCATAAATCTAAACATAGATGGTAAATACCTTTTAATGACACCTGCTGAAGAAGCCGAATACTATTGTATCCAAAAATTAAAAGAGATTAACAATGAAGATGATTTAAGCAAAGTAAATGAATTACTTGAAATTGCAGAAAAATACGGAAGAAATCGAGTAAACGCACTAATTGACATTAAAATTGGCGACATAATGTATAATGCAAATAAATATATAGATGCAATACTAAACTACAACAAGGCTCTTGAACTATTGATGATGTATGGATTCAAGGAACAAATACCATACGTTTATAACATGTTGGGCGTTTGCAAGATGAATATAACTGATTATGCAGAGTCAATATTTTACTTTGATAAAGCCATGAGTTTTGCTGATGAAACAAACGATAAAAGTATAAGAAATAAAGCGATTTATAATACTTCATTATGCTATAAACACATTGGCAAATATGATGTTGCAATAGAATATGTTGAGAAATTTCTTAAAGATTGTAATAAATCCGATGAACTTATTAACTATATTTATGCAAGTTCTATAAAAGCCAATTGCTTTAGAGCGATGGGCCTTCTTGAAAAATCTATAGACGTATATAAAAATTTATTAAACGATGTTATTGATGAAAATTCTTTAGCAGGATTAATTTACAGCAATATTGGCGAAATTTACGCAGATATAAATGATTATGAAAAGTCTTTAGAGTATTTTGATAAAGCAGAGAAAATAAGGCGCAGCAAAGATGAAAAATTATTGTCCCATACACTTATTGAAAAAGCCAATGTGTTATTTAAAATGGGAAATATCAAAAAATCTATAAGTCTCATGGAAGAAGGCATTTCGATAGCTAATAAAAACAATGACATAGAATACATCATAATGGGAAATTATAGATTGGCTGATATCTATAAGCAATTAAACGATAGAGAAAAAGCAATAAACACATACAACAAAATATTAGAAATTGCCAAAAATATAAACAGCATAAAAGAATTGCTAAAAGTCCATATAAAGTTATCCATATTGTATTTAAAAGATGATAATGTAGACAAGTGTAAAAATCATTTGAGTGAGGCTGATAAAATTATAAGCGGGTCCGTGGATAAAATTCCTGAAATACACCATTAA
- a CDS encoding branched-chain amino acid ABC transporter permease gives MKQILKNRLLIFIGLFAIYGIIQILLSTSILNDYYEINIVLMGINIILAVSLNLINGFTGQFSLGHAGFMSIGAYTSAIITYKLGLPFPLAILVGGIAAGIAGILIGIPSLRLKGDYLAITTLGFGEIIRVIFLNTEYVGGASGLSGIPKYTNWTWVFWMAVITIVLIRNFINSSYGRCCVAIREDETAAESMGINTTFYKTLAFTIGAFFAGIGGALYAHNFYIIQPETFNFMKSFDILTMVVLGGLGSITGSILSAIFLTFVYALLQDYAALRMVIYSLLLIVVMLFRPEGLMGTKEFSLKKLFKKGEKSNEFTLN, from the coding sequence TTGAAGCAAATATTGAAAAACAGATTGCTGATTTTTATAGGACTATTCGCCATTTACGGTATAATACAAATCTTGCTGTCAACAAGTATATTGAACGATTATTACGAAATAAACATAGTTCTTATGGGCATAAATATAATACTTGCTGTAAGCCTTAACCTTATCAATGGCTTTACAGGACAATTTTCACTTGGTCATGCAGGATTTATGTCAATCGGTGCATATACATCTGCCATCATAACTTACAAGCTAGGATTGCCGTTTCCTCTGGCTATATTAGTAGGTGGCATAGCAGCAGGTATAGCTGGAATATTGATAGGTATCCCATCATTGAGATTAAAAGGTGACTATCTTGCTATAACAACTCTTGGATTCGGAGAAATAATCAGGGTAATCTTTCTAAACACCGAATACGTCGGTGGAGCGAGCGGCCTTTCCGGTATTCCAAAGTACACAAACTGGACATGGGTATTCTGGATGGCAGTCATAACTATTGTATTAATCAGAAACTTCATAAATTCCAGCTACGGCAGATGCTGTGTTGCAATTAGAGAAGACGAGACAGCAGCCGAATCAATGGGCATAAACACAACTTTCTATAAGACATTGGCATTTACAATAGGTGCATTCTTTGCAGGAATAGGCGGTGCACTTTACGCTCACAACTTTTACATCATACAGCCAGAAACATTCAACTTCATGAAGTCATTCGATATCTTGACAATGGTTGTATTAGGAGGACTTGGAAGCATAACAGGATCTATCCTATCAGCAATTTTCCTCACATTCGTATACGCACTCTTGCAGGATTATGCTGCCTTAAGAATGGTAATATACTCACTCCTCTTAATTGTTGTAATGTTATTCAGACCGGAAGGATTGATGGGTACAAAAGAATTTTCTCTCAAAAAATTATTTAAGAAAGGAGAGAAAAGCAATGAGTTTACTCTCAATTAA
- a CDS encoding ABC transporter ATP-binding protein — protein MLEIKNLNVSYGMVNALKGINLKVNDGEIVTIIGANGAGKSTTLMTISGILKPKKGYIKFDDVDITKKPAQNIVDMGICQVPEGRRIFANMTVMENLEMGAYLRKDKTVKSDMEKVFHLFPRLQERHKQIAGTLSGGEQQMLAIGRALMAKPKMLLLDEPSMGLAPIVVQDIFKTIKNINEDGTTILLVEQNAKMALSIADRAYVLETGNISLEGAASVLKNDERVKKSYLGG, from the coding sequence ATGTTAGAGATAAAAAATCTAAATGTATCATATGGTATGGTTAATGCTTTAAAAGGCATAAACCTAAAAGTCAATGATGGTGAGATCGTGACTATAATTGGTGCAAACGGCGCAGGTAAAAGCACTACTTTAATGACAATATCAGGCATATTGAAGCCAAAAAAAGGCTACATCAAATTCGACGATGTAGACATAACGAAAAAACCTGCCCAAAATATAGTGGATATGGGCATCTGCCAAGTGCCAGAAGGAAGAAGAATATTTGCCAACATGACTGTGATGGAAAACCTTGAGATGGGAGCATATCTCAGGAAAGACAAAACTGTAAAAAGCGATATGGAAAAAGTTTTCCATCTATTCCCCCGCCTTCAGGAAAGACATAAGCAGATTGCCGGTACTTTAAGCGGAGGAGAGCAGCAAATGCTGGCCATAGGAAGAGCATTGATGGCAAAGCCAAAAATGCTTTTATTAGACGAACCATCGATGGGACTTGCGCCGATTGTAGTACAAGACATATTCAAGACAATAAAAAATATAAATGAAGACGGCACAACCATCCTTTTAGTAGAACAAAACGCTAAAATGGCACTATCTATTGCAGATAGGGCATACGTCCTTGAAACAGGAAATATCTCTCTTGAAGGTGCTGCATCTGTCTTAAAAAACGATGAAAGGGTTAAAAAGTCATACTTAGGAGGATAA
- a CDS encoding ABC transporter ATP-binding protein, giving the protein MSLLSIKDLSIDFGGIKALIDVNIELEKGSLTGLIGPNGAGKSTVFNIITGIYKPTSGKVIFDGKSISQKPYNNTKLGIARTFQNIRLFKNLTVLDNVKIAQHIHVQYGLFSSFLQYKKYLDGEKSQNIEAMNLLKIFNLDKHAYNLAKNLPYGEQRRLEIARALATKPKLLLLDEPAAGMNPQETKELTDTIRFIRDKFDITILLIEHDMSLVMDLCEDIYVMNYGKIIAHGTPDEIKRNPEVIAAYLGEEDIDEKEILSIEGGA; this is encoded by the coding sequence ATGAGTTTACTCTCAATTAAAGATCTTTCTATAGATTTCGGCGGTATAAAGGCCTTGATAGATGTCAATATAGAACTGGAAAAAGGCTCTCTTACAGGTCTTATAGGACCTAATGGTGCAGGAAAATCAACAGTATTCAATATAATAACAGGAATATACAAACCAACATCAGGGAAAGTGATATTTGATGGAAAAAGCATATCTCAAAAGCCGTACAACAACACGAAGCTTGGCATAGCAAGGACTTTTCAAAACATACGATTATTTAAGAACTTAACTGTGCTTGACAATGTCAAAATAGCCCAGCACATTCATGTACAATACGGACTTTTTAGCTCCTTTCTGCAGTACAAAAAATACTTAGATGGAGAAAAATCGCAGAATATAGAGGCAATGAATTTACTTAAAATCTTCAATCTTGATAAACACGCCTACAATCTTGCTAAAAATCTGCCATACGGTGAGCAGAGAAGACTTGAAATAGCAAGAGCACTGGCAACAAAGCCAAAGCTTTTACTTCTCGATGAACCTGCAGCAGGAATGAATCCTCAAGAAACAAAAGAGCTTACAGACACAATCAGATTCATAAGAGACAAATTTGACATAACAATACTCTTAATTGAGCACGATATGTCGCTGGTGATGGACCTATGTGAAGACATATACGTCATGAACTATGGGAAAATAATCGCACATGGCACACCAGACGAAATCAAGAGAAACCCAGAAGTAATAGCAGCGTACCTTGGAGAAGAAGACATTGATGAAAAAGAAATTTTATCAATAGAAGGAGGTGCTTAA